In the genome of Pandoraea oxalativorans, one region contains:
- a CDS encoding IS5 family transposase, producing the protein MRGADSYTESMFTVTTLDNFVPANHPLRPIRNWLNDALKRMDPVFRRMYESDAKGGRPSIAPEKLIRALLLQVLYSIRSERMLMEQISYNMLFRWFVGLAMDDAVWDHSTFSKNRERLLVHDVIVSLFNETVETAHARGHLSGEHFSVDGTLIQAWAGHKSFVRKDKSDDDTPPEGGSRQRENWHGEKRSNETHESSTDSEARLFRKSRGTGAVLCYLGHVLTDNRHGLVVNAQVTQASGTAERDAATHMLADAAFLADSPITVGADKNYDTAGFVASCRENRVTPHVAQNDGRAGGSAIDGRTTRWPGYAISQRKRKCIEQVFGWGKTVGRIRQAMYRGRERIEQLFVLTQAAYNLTRMRTLAAKAA; encoded by the coding sequence ATGCGCGGAGCGGACAGCTACACCGAGTCGATGTTCACAGTGACGACGCTGGATAACTTTGTGCCAGCGAACCACCCGTTGCGGCCGATTCGGAACTGGCTGAACGACGCGCTCAAGCGCATGGACCCCGTGTTTAGGCGCATGTACGAGAGCGACGCGAAAGGCGGCCGGCCAAGCATCGCACCTGAGAAGCTCATTCGTGCGCTGTTGCTGCAAGTGCTGTATTCAATTCGCAGCGAACGCATGCTGATGGAGCAAATCTCCTACAACATGCTGTTCCGCTGGTTCGTCGGCTTGGCGATGGACGATGCCGTGTGGGACCACTCGACGTTCAGTAAGAACCGCGAGCGCTTGCTGGTTCACGACGTCATCGTCAGTTTGTTTAACGAAACGGTTGAGACTGCGCACGCGCGTGGCCACCTCTCGGGCGAGCATTTCAGCGTGGACGGCACGCTGATTCAGGCTTGGGCGGGACACAAGAGCTTCGTGCGCAAAGACAAATCAGACGACGACACACCGCCTGAGGGCGGCAGTCGCCAGCGCGAGAACTGGCACGGCGAGAAACGCAGCAACGAGACGCATGAATCGAGCACGGACAGCGAGGCGCGCTTGTTTCGCAAGAGTCGCGGCACCGGCGCGGTGCTTTGCTATTTGGGGCATGTGCTGACCGATAACCGGCATGGCCTGGTTGTCAACGCCCAGGTCACGCAGGCGAGCGGCACGGCCGAGCGCGACGCTGCGACCCATATGCTCGCCGATGCGGCGTTTCTTGCCGACAGCCCCATCACCGTTGGCGCTGACAAGAACTACGACACGGCAGGCTTTGTGGCGTCGTGCCGCGAAAATCGTGTCACGCCGCATGTGGCGCAAAACGACGGCCGAGCCGGCGGCTCGGCAATCGACGGGCGCACAACGCGTTGGCCCGGTTACGCCATCAGTCAGCGCAAGCGCAAGTGCATCGAGCAGGTCTTTGGCTGGGGCAAGACGGTAGGCCGAATTCGGCAAGCGATGTATCGCGGCCGCGAGCGAATCGAACAGCTCTTTGTGTTGACGCAGGCGGCCTATAACCTGACTCGCATGCGTACGCTCGCTGCGAAGGCGGCATAG
- a CDS encoding IS256 family transposase, whose translation MKKIMKETNGRKAQTKSALDELIQQGARQIIEQAVEAELASMLEQYSNVRSIDGRRAVVRNGYLPEREVVTAIGPVPVRVPKVRDRSGSGIRFNSAVVPPYVRKSARVSAALPWLYLRGISTGDMSEAMGIMLGGQVSGLSPNVVSRLKAQWADEHAQWNQRELSLARWVYWWADGIHTGVRSDDSDGQCLLVIIGVKPDGTKERVAISDGYRESKASWAELLLDLKKRGLQSGPLLACGDGAMGFWAAMEEVFPQTKHQRCWFHKMGNVLNALPKSQQARAKKAMQDIWMAATRAEALVAFNHFVDTHSAKYPKVVEKLTQDRDELLAFYDFPAEHWQHLRTTNPIESTFATVRHRTKRTRNCVSRATFLGLAFKLIESAEDSWRRIRAPEKIATMLDGMTFKDGEPVTDSTPAQQPLAA comes from the coding sequence GCAGAAAAGCACAAACGAAGAGCGCGCTCGATGAACTGATCCAGCAAGGCGCGCGGCAGATCATCGAGCAGGCAGTCGAAGCGGAACTGGCGAGCATGCTTGAACAGTACAGCAACGTGAGGTCGATCGACGGTCGGCGTGCCGTGGTGCGCAACGGCTACCTACCAGAGCGCGAAGTCGTCACGGCCATCGGTCCGGTGCCGGTTCGGGTACCGAAGGTGCGTGATCGCTCGGGTTCGGGCATCCGCTTCAATTCGGCGGTCGTGCCGCCGTACGTTCGCAAATCCGCACGCGTGTCGGCCGCACTACCGTGGCTGTACCTGCGAGGCATCTCGACGGGCGACATGAGCGAAGCCATGGGCATCATGCTGGGCGGCCAGGTCAGCGGCCTGTCGCCAAATGTGGTGAGTCGTCTGAAGGCGCAATGGGCCGATGAGCATGCTCAGTGGAATCAGCGTGAGTTGTCGTTGGCGCGCTGGGTGTACTGGTGGGCTGACGGCATTCACACCGGCGTGCGCAGCGACGATTCCGACGGCCAGTGCCTGTTGGTGATCATTGGTGTCAAACCGGACGGAACGAAAGAGCGTGTGGCGATCAGTGACGGGTATCGGGAATCGAAGGCGTCGTGGGCCGAACTGCTGCTCGATCTGAAAAAGCGCGGTCTGCAGTCAGGGCCGCTGCTGGCTTGCGGAGATGGTGCGATGGGATTCTGGGCAGCGATGGAAGAAGTGTTCCCGCAGACCAAGCATCAGCGCTGCTGGTTCCACAAGATGGGCAACGTGCTCAACGCGCTGCCGAAATCGCAGCAGGCCCGCGCCAAAAAGGCGATGCAGGACATTTGGATGGCCGCCACGCGTGCCGAAGCGCTGGTTGCCTTCAATCACTTCGTTGATACCCACTCGGCAAAGTATCCGAAGGTGGTCGAAAAGCTGACGCAAGATCGCGACGAGCTGCTGGCATTTTACGATTTCCCGGCCGAACACTGGCAGCATCTGCGCACGACGAATCCGATTGAATCGACCTTCGCGACGGTGCGTCACCGCACCAAGCGCACGCGTAACTGCGTCTCGCGCGCGACGTTCCTCGGCCTGGCATTCAAGCTGATCGAGTCGGCCGAAGACTCGTGGCGGCGCATCCGCGCCCCCGAAAAGATCGCGACGATGCTTGACGGGATGACGTTCAAGGATGGAGAGCCGGTGACCGACAGCACACCGGCTCAGCAGCCCCTGGCCGCCTAA